The window TATCACAATCTgcctttatttaaattaatttgaaacacCACGTGAAGTTAAGCTAGAACAGTCACAGCCCCATCTGCGCATACGAGTCATGGGCTAAACAATGCgaatatgtattttaatatgGATTTGCATTATTTCAATCCTTTTTTTGTGTTCTCGTTATATCCTTCTATTggttcaattaatttaattttgaaagtaTAATCAATCAATTGTTAGACATGAGCAGTATTTTGAAATAGTTCACAttgttagaaaaaaatgaataaaaataaataataagaatatataataggcttaaataataatttggtgcctaaattatttaaaatacgtCAATTGAatcctcaaaattttaaatgctCTAATTTggtcttaaaatttttttaaatacctcAATTAGATCTCTTTCGTCCATGAACAGGTCCAAAAGTGTACTAAAGAGGACCAAGTTTTTTTTAGacaattattgaaataattatttaataaataataagtttaacaaaaattatccatgaaacaaattccctcttattttataattttgagttACTACATTACAAGGATTactatttaaaatgttatattttctcatatttaactaattatatgcaatttatgaaattatatttaaaatgtaattgaaATTTAAGTTTTTCATCACAAAGATAAAGaaggatattttaatttattttaataaatttaataaaaaaaatatttatgagacTTACAACAATTCATGCACCCTTATTCAACCAACTTAGCTTAGACTCCAttgacaatatatattttatttgcgttaaatatatttataattaaatttatataattgtgtgtttatatttattttgctatatatattatcattaaatgtatttaattataaagaataagtttatattttaaattaatttaactattttttaattattgttgtgataattttgaattatatatttgtaattaaatatatttacttataaattataaagaaataattaatttaagttaatttatgTAGTATAACAGTAGAAATTTGTGATTACTTTAAGTTGAATAAGGTTTCAGTTGAGGAAATCATGAGAAGAAAGTTTGGTGACTGACACTTCACCCACAACTTTGCATCTCATAATACTGGCAGAATTCTTATCCTCTAGAAGCAGGATAAGAttcatttttctgtttttgagtCAAATGCCAAATTGATTCATTGTGCTATTGATTGTAAAACCACTGCCAAGCGCTTTCAGGTTTCATTCATCTACGGTCTTCACTCCATTGTGGCAAGAAAATCTCTTTGGATAAATATGAATAGTATCAATGCTAATATGAACTGCCTCTGGCTCCTCATTGGTGACTTCAACTCCATTTTGTCTCCCACCGATCGTTTCAATGGAGCTGAGCCCAATGCTTATGAGTTGCAAGATTTTGTTGATTGTTGTTCTGACCTGGGGCTGGGGAGCATCAACACTCATGGCCCCTTGTACACGTGGACTAATGGCAGGGTGTGGAGCAAACTGGACAGAGCTTTATGTAATCAGGTCTGGTTCAATTCCTTTGGAAATTCTGCTTGTGAAGTTATGgagtttatttctatttcagaTCATACTCCTCTAGTTGTCACCACTAAGTTGGTAGTGCCTAGAGGTAATTCTCCATTTAAATTCAACAATGCTATTGTGGATCATCCAAATTTCTCAAGAATTGTTGCAGATGGCTGGAAGCAAAATATTCATGGCTGTAGCATGTTCAAGGTCTGTAAGAAATTGAAAGTTCTTAAAGCTTCCTTGAAGAATCTTTTTAAGCAGGAGTTCAGCAACATCTCCAACCGAGTGGAGCTAGCTGAGGTTGAATATAACAGTGTGCTTAATTCTCTAAAGCAAAATCCTCAGGACCATTCCCTTCTTGCTCTAGCAAACCGCACTAGAGGGCAGACCATTATGTTTAGAAAAGTGGAGTCTATGAAGTTCGCTCAGCTCATCAAAAATAGATATCTCCTACAGGTTGATATATGCTCCAAATTTTTTCATGCTTTAATCAAGCGCAACAGACACAGTCGGTTTATTGCTGCCATAAGGCTAGAGGATGGGCATAACACTTCCTCCCAAGATGAAATTGCCCTTGCTTTTGTGAATCACTTTAGGAATTTGTTTAGTGCTCATGAGCTGACCCAAACTCCTTCCATTTCGATCTGCAACAGGGGTCTTAAGGTTCCCACCGATTGCTTTGCGACCATACTTTGTCCTActtctaagcaagaagtttggAACGTTATTTTTGTGATGGATAACAATAAAGCTCCAGGGCCAAATGGTTTCAATGctttattcttcaagaaggcttGGAATATCATTGGTGATGATATCTTTGAGGCGGTTAATGAATTCTTTACAACTAGAAAAATTTTAAAGCAGATCAACCATGCTATTATTGCACTTATTCCTAAGCATGATTAGGCCTCCCAGGTTAACCATTTTAGACCCATATCTTATTGTAATTTGTTATACAAGATTATGTCTAAAATTTTGGTCAACCGCATAGCCCCAGTGCTTGAGACTATTATTGGGGAAACTCAAACTGCCTTCATTAAGAACAGAAAGATGATGGACAACATCTTCCTAGTTCAAGAGATTTTGCGCAAATATGCACGGAAAAGATCCTCTCCGAGATGCCTCCTGAAAATTGACTTACATAAAGCTTATGATTCCATTTCCTGGGAATTCTTGGATTGGATGCTTAAGTCCATTGGCTTCCCAGCCCAGTTCTGTACTTGGATCATGGAATGTGTTTCTTCCACTTCCTTTAGTGTGACAGTCAATGGATCCATTTATGGCCACTTCAAAGGGCAGCAGGGTCTTAGACAAGGGAATCCTCTCTCCCcttatttgtttgtgttttgtttggAGTACTTTTCCAGAGATATGAGCAGCCTCAAGGATGAtgccaattttaaatttcatcccaATTGTGCATGAATTCAGCTATTTCATTTGGCTTTTGCAGATGATATTATGCTTCTATCTAGAGGAGATATCCCTTTTGTGTCAACTATATTTGCCAAGCTTTAGCACTTTTGTAGGGTTTTAGGGCTTTCCATCAGGTTTGATAAATCTTCCATATACTCAGCCAGTATTAAGCCTCATGAGCTTTCTCATATTCAGCAGCTTACTGGATTTAGCTTGGGTGGTTTCCCTTTTAGATACTTGGGTGTTCCCCTTTTATCATCTAGATTAAATGTATGACACTATGCTCCCTTGCTTTCCAAGATTACTGGGCTGATTCAGGGATGGAACAAGAAGTCTTTATCTTATGCAGGTAAGCTAGAGTTGATCAGAGCAGTTATTCAAGGAATTGTGAATTTCTGGATGGGGATTTTTCCTTTGCCTCAATCTGTTCTGGACCGGATCAACGCTTCATATTGTAATTTTCTATGGGGCAAAGCGGATATTGGCAAAAACAAGCTCTTGGTTGCTTGGTCAGTAGTTTGTTctccgaaaaaaaaaaggggtttAGGTCTttttaatctcaaggactggAACCTTGCGCTTCTTTCCCGTATCCTGTGGAACTTTCattgtaagaaagattctctatgGGTTCGATGGGTTCACCATTACTATTTCAGAAGGAGCGATTTGTGGAATTACAatacttcttcatcagattcagttttgataaagaaaatcattcaaataaggaactttattatctccaaagagctaagtacggaagaggccaaaaagaggattcaatcttggaacaccaatgaacaattgcttgttggcaaagtctatgaatacattagaggtgtcaagcctactgttagttggtgttccgttatatggaacccagcaatcccccctaagatgtctttcattttATGGCTTGATAAAAGGAACTGGctgcttactcttgacaaaactatttttttgaacaagggttTCCTATGCCCTTTATGTTCACATGAGGctgagtcaaatgctcatttgttcttttcttgcaggaaatctctccaagtttggactcacattcgtgatttggctccTTTTCGCAAGTCTTTCACTTCTTTGCAgcgcattactgactctttaattaggggcagaGCCACATCAGGTGTTCGAGGAAAATTTCGTTGTTTGgctatagcaattacagtctactgTAATAaaggttattagcaagattaagtttcttatgtatagacacgTGCatttgttgcatttgttttaacatcttgatataggtcttcttgtattagggagacttttgattttctctaaCTGCGAGATATGTCCCGTTTATTGTTgaatcattttgggtttaatataatttacattttttttaaaaaaatatatataattaaaaagaaccAATCCGGTTGATTCATAAGTCGTCACGATATTATAGTCCATGGCTTTGGCTCCTTGCGCGGGTGATCACAAAATGACAAAGCATCCAGCGTAATAAATATATAGCCCATGGCACATAATCCTATGCATGGGTGAAATACAGTGCGGCAATGAATAAGAGAGTCTACACCTAATGTTAAGTATCAGATGGATCCGATGGGCGATAAAAATTTCCCACCTACACTAGAAGCCGTCTTAGATTAGAACCTAAAACCTATGCAAATTACCTAAATTTTCACCGTTAGATTGAACCTAGTGGGATTGTTAGATAAACttgtatatacatataattgatCATGTATTTGTTTTCAATCAATCAAATACAATATATTCTTCAAAGCAAACACATCCGTatgttattttatctttaaagcaTAAAACATTAATATgcaattttattataaagataaacaattttattataaaatttatttaatgtgcTAAATCCTTGatatacatttaattatttttcttaaaaaaagtacAAACTAATTAATGGAATAGAAAGTATTCCCTAAAGTGGGAGAAAGAATAGCAAAACATATGGGAGAACCGCAGGCTAGAAAGTATTCCATGATTGCTGCATGTCATTATATGCGTTTGAATTAATGCGTAGGACGTACCATAATAtctctttttcaaaaaaaaagaaggacgCACCATAATATCTAGCATTCTAAATGGTTGTACTAAATTGGTTCATTAGTCCCCTCATTATTCATTTCACCAATGTAAATCAATCAGATcaatacaattaatattaacaAAGTTTCTTAAAAATGAGGAGGTGCCATTTTCGTGGGCGAGAATTTTTATTCTTCAgactaattaatataataattgtcTATGCTATGGAATCTTGATTCAGTAGACCAAAACCGAAAGAAGTAAGAAGGGAAAGAGAACAACTTGATGCATGCCATATATCTAAATTCATTTGTACATAATTCATTTGAATGGAATGCATAAAATACATCGTTGTAATTGCCCAAGTTAATCATTAGTGGACTACAAGAGGCAGCCAATATTCTTATAGCCAGAATAATCGCAAGAACTTCAAAGCAtgccatatatatatagagagagagagagagtagatTCCTTTGATAAAGTAAAAGCTATAGAAACTGTTATGTATGTTCAGTTTATTTTATGATgattatgtttaaatattttatattaaaagaagtaaaaaaaaaaaaaagagtttaatatCTTCTCGATCAATACAAAACTTTTTATACtgtaaaagaacaaaaaaaatatctttacaatgatttttaatataattattctaaaacttaactaaaatatcataaataatactTTGTAACTAaatatcaatgtaaaaaaatagaaacataacAATACTAAATTTCCATACATATAGCTAATACAATCTCTCAATTTCACGTACATGAACACGAAATCATATATATCCACAATCACTAACAATATTTATACAAATGATGTAATGTAAAGTTCTACTAACTCTACTCCATGTGTCATGTGGCATCAAttataactcttgaaattttatactttcaaattgaattaaaaattcacccttaaataatgtaaatatatataatcttaaatCATTCAAACATAGCATTAAAAAATCCAAATATAACCTTAAAATGCATATTGTGTATGAttaatatatgaataattaGTTGCATAGAGGTTAGTTGCATATATGgacaattaatttgtttttttattaataaaaccaTATTTACACTACACGTCTATATAAGTGGTaccgtatgtttttttttattaattaaacctTATTACGATGCAATTGCGATGCAATTGcaagaattatttaatttctcaCATTGtccgttttctttttttttattatgtctcTTAAAAGGAAAAAGGTGAAAGTATCTAGCTCTATAGCTTTTACAAATAAGattaatgataattaaaaataacaaagttaGTGATTTCAAACCTCATATACAAATAGGAATAGTgtttaatattatgttttagCAATTAGATTCattcttctatatatatatatatatatatatatatatatatatatatatatatatatatatatatatatatatatatatatatatatatatatatatatatatatatatatataaaagtatgtcTAACTTAGCAAATGTTTTGTGGagtttattaatatatacacaATTGTTTCTTAATTGAAGTACGATAACAAGTTATTACTAGAGATTTTCTTATACTACTCCAATTGCATAGCTTACTAActtattctaattaaaaaaataagttggtgTAAATTAAGAAATCACACACACGCatccttaaatatatttttagtttataatttacttttttattttagtccttgtaattattattaaaaagatccatagaattctttttttatttgtccttAGTTCCAATCATTCAAAATTTGTAATGGTACATTGTTGACGAGAGCAACAATTGCTAATATAAGTAAATATCATGTGAACAAAAAAATGATATCATAAAAGTCATATcatcaaaaaaatttacatcatTCAGAGTCTATGGTaaggactaaataaataagaataatttatagagaataaaaaaacataagttataagaattaaaagtaaaataatgacATATttgcaagaagaaaaaaaattaaatctttaattaaatattaatataaaataaatacttaaatatattgTTGACTTATCTCAAAACTTTAATGTGAAATAAGAATTTAGGAGCAAAAGTAGCTATGTTTTGATATGTTTAAGTCTATATCcattcaaaattacaaaaagttgACTTGGTTTATTTTCTTGTTACAAGCTAATTTTGAAGGCTTTATTTGTCATGTTTGAAAATCTGACCTATTTTAGAGGATTTTACATGAACACTCATCAACACACATTTTAAAGAATTACATTGTTAGATCATAGTTGCAATGACAAGGAGAAACTAATTTAAAGGTTTAATTTGATCTAATTATTTAGAAGCCTACTTACATGAGTTGGTCAATTTGAAGGTTTTATGACGATTACATcatgaattttttgtttctccAAATTTTCATTGTAGGGTTAATCCATGGTTCTATATATCCTTAAATCACCATCGATCATACCATCATCTATGACGATCACCTAAAAATCATAATACCGAGATTCTTTCGTCGAGCTAAGcagatttttagactaattagaTTTTCAAACAAGTTAAGTCAAG of the Glycine max cultivar Williams 82 chromosome 13, Glycine_max_v4.0, whole genome shotgun sequence genome contains:
- the LOC121173263 gene encoding secreted RxLR effector protein 78-like, yielding MSKILVNRIAPVLETIIGETQTAFIKNRKMMDNIFLVQEILRKYARKRSSPRCLLKIDLHKAYDSISWEFLDWMLKSIGFPAQFCTWIMECVSSTSFSVTVNGSIYGHFKGQQGLRQGNPLSPYLFVFCLEYFSRDMSSLKDDANFKFHPNCA